In a single window of the Papaver somniferum cultivar HN1 chromosome 8, ASM357369v1, whole genome shotgun sequence genome:
- the LOC113301167 gene encoding sulfite exporter TauE/SafE family protein 3-like, whose product MAQSRTRFLHGFLGLFAFVLLFVFVTGERDLKDEIRIEEVEEVQIVSNYFTSVKKFLWDANVGSVYEHVWPEMKFGWRIIVGSVIGFLGAAFGSVGGIGSGGIFVPMLTLIIGFDAKSAAPISKCMIVGLTVSTVYYNLKRRHPTIDMPMIDYNLALLIQPMLMLGISIGVTCSVIFADWMLTVLLIIFFVGTSTMSFFKGVDKWKQETILKKEAANRLKLNDSQEALLNKPLLSSPSLNDAGDKEEVPILENIQWREFSLIVFVWVSFLVLQIAKINTATCSVWYWILNLTQIPVAVGVASYGAVSLYTGKTKIASIGEHGTNFKVHQLITYCFFGVLAGMVGGLLGLGGGFILGPLFLEMGIPPQVSSATAIFAMTFSASMAVIEYYLLHRFPVPYALYFMGVAVLAALAGQHVVRKVIKSLGRTSIIIFILAFTIFISAIFLGGTGIANIIVKIHQKEYMGFENLCKA is encoded by the exons ATGGCTCAATCCAGAACCAGATTTTTGCATGGATTTCTTGGATTGTTTGCATTTGtgcttctttttgtttttgttactggAGAGAGGGATTTGAAAGATGAGATTAGAATTGAAGAGGTGGAGGAAGTTCAAATTGTTTCGAATTATTTTACGAGTGTAAAAAAATTCCTTTGGGATGCAAATGTTGGATCAGTTTATGAACATGTTTGGCCT GAAATGAAATTTGGGTGGAGAATCATTGTTGGCTCGGTTATCGGATTCTTAGGAGCAGCATTTGGAAGTGTAGGAGGAATTGGTTCTGGTGGGATTTTTGTTCCTATGCTTACCCTTATTATTGGGTTTGATGCAAAATCTGCAGCTCCAATATCTAAGT GTATGATCGTGGGTTTAACTGTTTCAACTGTCTACTACAACCTTAAGCGAAGGCATCCAACTATTGATATGCCTATGATTGATTACAACTTGGCGCTGCTAATCCAGCCAATGCTCATGCTTGGAATTAGTATCGGAGTTACTTGCAGCGTCATCTTTGCTGATTGGATGCTCACTGTTCTCCTGATTATCTTTTTTGTTG GCACGTCAACCATGTCGTTCTTCAAGGGTGTGGATAAATGGAAACAGGAAACCATATTAAAGAAG GAGGCTGCAAACCGCTTAAAGTTGAATGACAGTCAAGAAGCGCTGCTTAATAAGCCTCTATTAAGTAGTCCAAGCCTGAATGATGCTGGAGATAAGGAGGAG GTACCTATTCTTGAAAATATTCAATGGAGAGAGTTCAGCCTTATTGTCTTCGTCTGGGTATCGTTCCTTGTTTTGCAAATTGCAAAG ATTAATACAGCAACCTGTTCAGTATGGTACTGGATATTGAACTTAACGCAG ATACCTGTTGCTGTGGGGGTCGCTTCCTATGGGGCAGTTAGCTTATACACAGGAAAGACGAAAATTGCCTCTATAGGAGAACATGGCACGAACTTTAAAGTGCACCAATTGATTACCTATTGCTTCTTCGGAGTactggctggaatggttggcggGCTCTTGGGTCTTGGCGGAGGCTTTATCTTGGGACCACTCTTCTTGGAGATGGGCATCCCTCCTCAG gtttcgAGTGCGACAGCCATCTTTGCCATGACATTCTCCGCGTCCATGGCAGTTATTGAATATTACCTTCTACATCGTTTTCCAGTCCCTTACG CTCTTTACTTCATGGGAGTTGCTGTTCTCGCTGCCTTAGCAGGACAACATGTAGTAAGAAAGGTGATCAAGTCCTTAGGACGCACATCTATTATAATCTTCATTTTGGCATTCACAATCTTCATCAGTGCAATCTTCCTTG GTGGTACTGGTATTGCAAATATTATTGTCAAGATTCATCAGAAGGAGTACATGGGATTTGAGAACCTGTGCAAAGCATGA